A region from the Vulpes lagopus strain Blue_001 chromosome 5, ASM1834538v1, whole genome shotgun sequence genome encodes:
- the LOC121490802 gene encoding translation initiation factor IF-2-like produces the protein MRTQGRPRALAQTPGPNGTAPPGGHPLERARGEAGGPGSCWGGLPAGEPAGRWPPPPCSSLGQRGNNAASMPGAGPGRPDCGATWRPGRAAWPQGGLAPGPGLGRAGSPASSGRPLSGQPRLPPPPSPASPCPVVGSGVRPTRLCHVCHPPGTQEHLSKIPGGRGRAAAAASGPPSPGSQCQMRAGDKSSIFLVLLGWQQSLPQHHLAPGSPASGGRGGRGPGRGGRDWGTDGRGWPGRAGRLRARRHGAGTWGRPAGRRDPSPPAVPGLARGHHGHVLALEKAPQPPAPWVSHLLPFSPAGDKPMALPSCAGCLLRFLASNWLSEIQNSISDPPPHPIFSEVISLSKNCRKNAEAKPIYF, from the coding sequence ATGCGGACACAAGGCCGACCCCGAGCCCTGGCGCAGACTCCGGGCCCGAATGGCACGGCCCCCCCGGGGGGGCATCCGCTGGAACGGGCtcgcggggaggccgggggcccAGGGAGCTGTTGGGGGGGGCTCCCCGCCGGGGAGCCCGCCGGGCGCTGGCCACCGCCACCCTGCTCCTCCTTGGGCCAGCGCGGGAACAATGCGGCCTCTATGCCCGGAGCGGGCCCGGGCCGCCCGGACTGCGGAGCAACATGGCGCCCAGGCCGCGCCGCCTGGCCCCAGGGAGGGCTGGCGCCTGGGCCGGGCCTGGGCCGGGCCGGCTCCCCGGCCTCCTCGGGCCGGCCGCTGAGTGGCCAGCCGCGCCTGCCGCCTCCGCCCTCTCCCGCCTCCCCCTGCCCGGTGGTGGGTTCGGGGGTCCGGCCCACCCGCCTCTGCCACGTCTGCCATCCTCCCGGCACCCAGGAGCATCTTTCAAAAATTCCCGGTGGGCGGGGCCGAGCCGCAGCGGCCGCCTctggccccccctccccgggcagcCAGTGCCAGATGAGAGCAGGAGACAAAAGTAGCATTTTCCTCGTCCTCCTGGGCTGGCAGCAGAGCCTCCCCCAGCACCACTTGGCTCCTGGCAGCCCTGCCTCCGGGGGCCGGGGTGGCCGAGGCCCAGGCCGCGGCGGCCGAGACTGGGGCACCGATGGCCGAGGGTGGCCGGGGAGAGCAGGACGCCTGCGGGCCCGGCGGCATGGGGCTGGCACCTGGGGTCGGCCTGCTGGCCGGCGGGACCCCTCACCCCCCGCGGTGCCTGGCCTGGCCAGGGGGCACCATGGGCACGTCCTTGCGTTGGAGAAAGCTCCTCAGCCTCCTGCACCTTGGGTAAGTcaccttcttcccttctccccgGCTGGAGACAAGCCGATGGCTCTGCCATCTTGTGCTGGGTGCCTGTTACGTTTCCTTGCCTCTAATTGGTTATCCGAAATTCAAAATTCTATTTCCGACCCCCCCCCACACCCAATCTTCAGTGAAGTAATAAGCCTTTCCAAAAACTGCAGGAAAAATGCAGAAGCCAagcccatttatttttaa